A region from the Candidatus Eisenbacteria bacterium genome encodes:
- a CDS encoding GNAT family N-acetyltransferase, with protein sequence LAMPITIRPAVASDEAALGRYGGALMRLHHQLDPQRFITTERPEQGYGRFLVSQLSDPESVVLVAEREGLVVGYAFAALEPMSWKELRAACGFLHDVYVDQAARHAGVGRRLVEEAIRWLRSHGAPRVVLGSASANDAAQRLFTQLGFRHTMTEMTLDLDA encoded by the coding sequence CCTCGCCATGCCGATCACGATCCGTCCTGCCGTCGCATCCGACGAGGCGGCCCTCGGCCGCTACGGCGGCGCGCTCATGCGGCTCCATCATCAGCTCGATCCGCAGCGCTTCATCACGACCGAGCGGCCCGAGCAGGGTTACGGTCGCTTTCTCGTCTCGCAGCTCTCCGATCCTGAATCGGTGGTGCTCGTGGCCGAGCGGGAGGGCCTGGTCGTGGGTTACGCGTTCGCGGCGCTCGAGCCGATGAGCTGGAAGGAGCTGCGAGCGGCTTGCGGGTTCCTCCACGACGTGTACGTCGACCAGGCCGCCCGCCATGCGGGCGTGGGACGGCGGCTGGTCGAGGAAGCCATCCGCTGGCTCCGCTCCCATGGCGCGCCCCGCGTCGTGCTCGGGAGTGCTTCGGCGAACGATGCGGCGCAGCGGTTGTTTACCCAGCTGGGCTTTCGCCACACGATGACCGAGATGACGCTCGACCTCGACGCCTAG
- a CDS encoding T9SS type A sorting domain-containing protein, producing the protein MRDGKTTLQSRSHALRGISVVLLLLTSPPDLHAAFSARAMFFDVGTGVSSLAVADIDGDGRTDYIAPNGTLSYSLAIFWGEGDGTYGSKLTLTTGSSPKGMAIEDLNGDGRKDIAVANFASATVSVFLATSNRTFAPRQDYPVASNPAAVVAGDLNGDGLLDLVTANQNVSGTVSVLLGVGGGAFAGASGYGVGTTPIHLALGDLDHDGALDIVAANSGSASVSVLLGAGNGTFAPKTDFATATGGPYSLVLAQFNGDAHLDVAVALHATDSLSVLLGNGTGGFSPRTSYRVGNQPRCIVAADANQDGVLDLATANTSTNNVSIWYGTGTGAFANRWDLATGTTPIALRIAQLDTDGKPDLAVATSTRIEAMFGNGDGTFGYIYEVTVGSFPEHVRLVPLDGNAHLDLVTANRGSNTVSALMGNGNGTFGTKTDFATMAGPNCIATGLVNADGAVDLMVANSSANEVSAVSTLMGNGSGGFSPQVTQAMGIAQAGVLADFNGDGRLDMASANLNSIASVRLGLGGGAFGAKSDFPTGAGSSWIEAGDLDGDGRIDLAVTNATDDNVSVLFGNGSGGFAPKVDVPVGDGPTCVAIAKLGGNDVPYLIVTNQYSNTVSYIRSNMDRTFAPKTDLAVASGPSSVVATDLDDDGLPDIGVTNFGGNSLTLYRRNPAGGFKPRIDYKLGGGATSVGPGDVDGDGLPDLAVSLSNGKVGILMNRGTSAPVGVGPRIAPSRLRLGLRPNPSRGGLFVSFVAQGAGTAEFEMHDVMGRRVLHRRLSVIPGAMEVRIDEAATLPLGIYLVRVVEGGRHQTGRLTILR; encoded by the coding sequence ATGCGCGATGGAAAGACGACGCTCCAGAGCCGAAGCCATGCGTTGCGCGGCATTTCGGTCGTCCTCCTCCTCCTGACATCGCCGCCCGACCTCCACGCGGCGTTCTCGGCGCGGGCCATGTTCTTCGATGTCGGCACCGGCGTCTCCTCGCTGGCGGTGGCGGACATCGACGGCGACGGACGCACCGATTACATCGCTCCGAACGGGACGCTGAGCTATAGCCTCGCGATCTTCTGGGGCGAGGGAGACGGCACCTACGGCTCGAAGCTCACGCTGACCACGGGCTCGAGCCCGAAGGGCATGGCGATCGAGGACCTGAACGGCGACGGCCGGAAGGACATCGCGGTCGCCAACTTCGCCTCGGCCACGGTCTCGGTGTTCCTGGCCACGAGCAACCGGACGTTCGCGCCGCGCCAGGATTACCCGGTCGCGTCGAACCCGGCGGCCGTAGTGGCCGGTGATCTCAACGGCGACGGCCTCCTCGATCTCGTCACCGCCAACCAGAACGTCAGTGGAACGGTCTCGGTTCTCCTCGGTGTCGGTGGCGGCGCGTTCGCCGGCGCCTCGGGCTACGGTGTGGGGACGACGCCGATCCATCTGGCGCTCGGAGATCTCGACCACGATGGCGCGCTGGACATCGTGGCCGCCAACTCCGGCAGCGCGTCGGTTTCCGTCCTGCTCGGCGCGGGCAACGGCACGTTCGCTCCCAAGACCGACTTCGCCACGGCGACGGGCGGCCCCTACTCGCTGGTGCTGGCGCAATTCAACGGCGACGCCCACCTCGACGTCGCGGTCGCCCTGCACGCGACCGACTCGCTTTCGGTACTGCTCGGGAACGGCACCGGCGGCTTCAGTCCGAGGACCAGCTATCGCGTCGGCAACCAGCCGCGATGCATCGTGGCGGCCGATGCCAATCAGGATGGCGTGCTCGACCTGGCCACGGCGAATACATCGACCAACAACGTGTCGATCTGGTACGGGACCGGAACCGGCGCCTTCGCCAATCGCTGGGATCTGGCCACCGGCACCACGCCGATCGCGCTCCGCATCGCTCAGCTCGATACCGACGGCAAGCCCGACCTCGCGGTCGCCACGAGCACCCGCATCGAGGCGATGTTCGGCAACGGCGACGGCACCTTCGGCTACATCTACGAAGTCACGGTCGGGAGCTTCCCCGAGCACGTCCGGCTGGTCCCGCTGGACGGCAATGCCCATCTCGATCTCGTCACGGCCAATCGCGGCTCGAATACCGTCTCGGCGCTGATGGGCAACGGCAACGGCACGTTCGGAACCAAGACCGACTTCGCCACGATGGCAGGCCCCAATTGCATCGCCACCGGCCTCGTCAATGCGGACGGCGCGGTCGACCTCATGGTCGCCAACTCCTCCGCCAACGAGGTGAGCGCGGTCTCCACCTTGATGGGGAATGGCAGCGGCGGATTCTCGCCTCAGGTCACGCAGGCCATGGGTATCGCCCAGGCCGGAGTGCTCGCCGATTTCAACGGCGACGGGCGACTCGACATGGCCTCGGCCAACCTCAATTCCATCGCCTCGGTGCGGCTCGGCCTCGGTGGCGGCGCATTCGGCGCCAAGAGCGACTTCCCGACCGGCGCCGGATCGAGCTGGATCGAGGCCGGCGATCTCGATGGCGACGGACGGATCGATCTGGCCGTCACGAACGCGACCGACGACAACGTCTCGGTGCTGTTCGGCAACGGATCGGGAGGCTTCGCGCCCAAGGTCGACGTCCCGGTCGGCGACGGACCGACCTGCGTGGCCATCGCGAAGCTCGGCGGCAACGACGTTCCCTATCTCATCGTGACCAACCAGTATTCCAACACGGTCTCCTACATCCGCAGCAACATGGACCGCACCTTCGCCCCCAAGACCGATCTGGCGGTGGCGAGCGGACCCAGCTCGGTCGTGGCCACGGATCTGGACGACGACGGCCTGCCGGACATCGGAGTCACCAACTTCGGCGGCAACTCGCTGACCCTCTATCGCCGCAATCCCGCGGGCGGCTTCAAGCCCCGGATCGACTACAAGCTCGGAGGCGGGGCGACCTCGGTGGGCCCAGGCGACGTCGACGGGGACGGTCTTCCGGACCTGGCGGTGAGCCTCAGCAATGGCAAGGTCGGGATCCTGATGAACCGCGGAACCTCCGCGCCGGTCGGCGTCGGGCCGCGCATCGCCCCGAGCCGCCTGCGGCTCGGGCTGCGGCCCAATCCTTCACGCGGCGGTCTGTTTGTATCGTTCGTGGCGCAGGGCGCGGGAACGGCGGAGTTCGAGATGCACGACGTGATGGGGCGCCGCGTCCTGCACCGGCGTTTGAGCGTGATCCCGGGCGCGATGGAGGTGCGCATCGACGAAGCGGCCACCCTTCCCCTCGGCATCTACCTCGTGCGCGTGGTCGAAGGCGGCCGGCACCAGACCGGCCGCCTCACCATTCTTCGCTGA
- a CDS encoding peroxiredoxin: MSTQVGSAPLQIGSTVPNFEAETTEGRIQFHDWIGDSWAVLFSHPKDFTPVCTTELGYMAKLKPEFDRRQTKIIGLSVDPVESHEKWSNDIRETQGHAPNYPMIGDTDLSISKLFGMLPADLEGSCEGRTPADNQTVRNVYVIGPDKKIKLMIAYPMTTGRNFDEVLRVIDSLQLTAKHKVATPVNWKQGEDVIIAGSVSDDDAKKTYPEGWKSPRPYIRIVPQPKG, from the coding sequence ATGTCCACTCAGGTTGGAAGCGCACCCCTTCAGATCGGAAGCACCGTTCCGAACTTCGAAGCCGAGACCACCGAAGGCCGGATCCAGTTCCACGACTGGATCGGGGATTCGTGGGCGGTCCTCTTCTCCCATCCGAAGGACTTCACTCCGGTCTGCACCACCGAGCTCGGATACATGGCGAAGCTCAAGCCGGAGTTCGACCGGCGGCAGACCAAGATCATCGGGCTCAGCGTCGATCCCGTGGAAAGCCACGAGAAGTGGTCGAACGACATCCGCGAGACGCAAGGCCACGCGCCTAACTATCCGATGATCGGTGACACCGACCTCTCGATCTCGAAGCTCTTCGGGATGCTTCCCGCGGACCTCGAGGGCTCGTGCGAGGGCAGGACGCCGGCCGACAACCAGACGGTGCGCAACGTCTACGTCATCGGACCGGACAAGAAGATCAAGCTGATGATCGCCTACCCCATGACCACCGGCCGCAACTTCGACGAGGTCCTGCGGGTGATCGACTCGCTGCAGCTCACCGCGAAGCACAAGGTGGCGACCCCGGTGAACTGGAAGCAGGGCGAGGATGTGATCATCGCCGGCTCGGTCTCGGACGACGACGCCAAGAAGACGTATCCGGAAGGCTGGAAGTCGCCGCGCCCGTACATCCGCATCGTGCCTCAGCCGAAGGGCTGA